One window from the genome of Bradyrhizobium xenonodulans encodes:
- the pqqC gene encoding pyrroloquinoline-quinone synthase PqqC, which produces MTALSIGKDIKLTSAEELEATLRHIGATRYHSLHPFHKLLHGGKLNKGQVQAWALNRYYYQSTIPIKDAVVISRFRDRATRVEWRHRIEDHDGDVGSEGGIERWLKLTEGLGLDTAYVESTEGILPATRFAVEAYVHYCREKSPLEAIASSLTELFAPNLHEERISGMLAHYDFVNPDIMSYFKRRLTQAPRDAGFALDYVKAHATTPEQRAQVCNALIFKTNVLWVQLDALQHAYVEGHIPPGAFVPKEH; this is translated from the coding sequence ATGACTGCGCTCTCGATCGGCAAGGACATCAAGCTCACCAGCGCCGAGGAGCTGGAAGCGACGCTGCGCCATATCGGCGCGACGCGCTATCACAGCCTGCATCCGTTCCATAAGCTGCTGCACGGCGGCAAGCTCAACAAGGGCCAGGTGCAGGCCTGGGCGCTGAACCGCTACTATTACCAGAGCACGATCCCGATCAAGGACGCGGTGGTGATCTCGCGCTTCCGCGACCGCGCCACGCGCGTCGAATGGCGCCATCGCATCGAGGACCATGACGGCGATGTCGGCAGCGAGGGCGGCATCGAGCGCTGGCTCAAGCTGACCGAAGGCCTCGGCCTCGACACGGCTTACGTGGAATCGACCGAAGGCATTCTGCCGGCGACGCGCTTCGCGGTGGAGGCTTACGTCCATTATTGCCGCGAGAAGAGCCCGCTGGAGGCGATCGCATCGTCGCTGACCGAGTTGTTCGCGCCGAACCTGCACGAGGAGCGCATCTCCGGCATGCTGGCGCATTACGACTTCGTCAATCCTGACATCATGAGCTACTTCAAGCGCCGCCTGACCCAGGCGCCGCGCGATGCCGGCTTCGCGCTCGACTACGTCAAGGCGCATGCCACGACGCCGGAGCAGCGCGCGCAGGTGTGCAACGCGCTGATCTTCAAGACCAACGTGCTGTGGGTGCAGCTCGATGCGCTCCAGCATGCCTATGTCGAGGGCCACATTCCGCCGGGCGCGTTCGTGCCCAAAGAGCACTAA
- the pqqD gene encoding pyrroloquinoline quinone biosynthesis peptide chaperone PqqD: MAGPRNISVSEASRPVLPRHAKLKYDETRKVWVILAPERVLAPDEIAVEVLQLCNGERSVGDVSDQLAAKYAAPREAILADVIVMLQDLADKGFLTEAREKTS, from the coding sequence ATGGCCGGGCCGCGGAACATCAGCGTCAGCGAGGCAAGCCGCCCGGTGCTGCCGCGGCATGCCAAGCTGAAATACGACGAGACGCGGAAGGTCTGGGTGATCCTGGCGCCGGAACGGGTGCTGGCGCCCGACGAGATCGCAGTCGAGGTCTTGCAGCTCTGCAACGGCGAGCGCAGTGTCGGCGACGTGTCCGACCAACTTGCGGCGAAATATGCCGCGCCGCGCGAGGCGATCCTGGCCGACGTCATCGTCATGTTGCAGGATCTCGCCGACAAGGGCTTCCTCACGGAGGCCCGGGAGAAGACGTCATGA
- a CDS encoding DUF4286 family protein, with amino-acid sequence MPLAGQGMLLTSMNIDAADEAEFNRWYDREHLEERVAIEGFLEARRYVAHAANPKYLSLYSTATLEVLDSPAYRARLANQTEWSRRSMAHFKDMLRVVARITISQGTGRGAALGLVRLRPTADNAGAWRDALQEKLAPADREGIISMHLLESEPELSGATADIPAVRNEGARDWFVLIDGTRVGAVSAVMAERFTGPAAAPFPLPVSVGTYALMWDLAKSDIARS; translated from the coding sequence ATGCCGCTCGCCGGGCAAGGCATGCTGCTGACGTCGATGAATATCGACGCGGCCGACGAGGCCGAATTCAACCGCTGGTACGATCGCGAGCATCTGGAAGAGCGTGTCGCGATCGAAGGCTTCCTGGAAGCGCGGCGCTATGTCGCGCACGCCGCCAATCCCAAATATCTCTCGCTGTACTCGACCGCGACGTTAGAGGTGCTCGACAGTCCGGCCTACCGGGCGCGGCTCGCCAACCAGACCGAATGGTCGCGGCGAAGCATGGCGCATTTCAAGGACATGCTCCGCGTGGTCGCGCGCATCACCATCAGCCAGGGCACCGGCCGCGGCGCTGCGCTCGGTCTGGTGCGGCTACGCCCCACAGCCGACAATGCCGGTGCGTGGCGTGATGCACTGCAAGAAAAGTTGGCTCCGGCGGATCGCGAAGGCATCATCTCGATGCATCTGCTCGAGAGCGAGCCCGAATTGTCCGGCGCAACAGCCGACATTCCGGCCGTGCGCAACGAGGGCGCGCGCGACTGGTTCGTGCTGATCGACGGCACGCGTGTCGGCGCGGTCTCGGCCGTCATGGCCGAACGCTTCACCGGACCTGCAGCGGCGCCCTTCCCGCTGCCTGTCTCCGTCGGCACTTATGCGCTGATGTGGGACCTCGCGAAGAGCGACATCGCGCGGAGCTGA
- the pip gene encoding prolyl aminopeptidase: MVPDADAGTAAKRADPFAPLTSDTLDVGDGHELYVESVGRADGIPAIYLHGGPGSGCQPDHRRLFDPDRFQAVLFDQRGCGRSRPKGSREHNTTAHLIADMEKIREKFGIARWMVVGGSWGATLALAYAQAHPERVSGIALRATFLGTRAEVETAFTSRLSQFYPALHEDFLSVLPPEERAHPVDAYWRRILDADPAVHGPAARAWHDTERALSEHKAAKARLDLTSLNVWRTLPATPFMEAHYFVNNSFMSVDQLLRNADRLSGIPGIIVQGRYDLLCPPETSQRLAKVWPGSEVRIVEEAGHSLYDAGVRDAVMKSIADLASKIPR, translated from the coding sequence ATGGTGCCTGACGCCGACGCAGGCACAGCCGCCAAACGTGCCGATCCCTTTGCACCGCTGACCTCCGACACGCTCGATGTCGGCGACGGCCATGAGCTCTATGTCGAGAGCGTCGGCCGCGCGGACGGTATCCCAGCGATCTATCTGCATGGCGGCCCCGGCTCCGGCTGCCAACCCGATCACCGCCGGCTGTTCGATCCTGACCGTTTTCAGGCCGTGCTGTTCGACCAGCGCGGCTGCGGCCGCAGCCGTCCCAAGGGATCGCGCGAGCACAACACGACGGCGCATCTCATCGCCGACATGGAGAAGATCCGCGAAAAATTCGGCATCGCGCGCTGGATGGTGGTCGGCGGCTCCTGGGGCGCGACGCTGGCGCTGGCCTATGCACAGGCGCACCCCGAGCGGGTGTCCGGCATTGCGCTGCGTGCGACCTTTCTGGGCACGCGCGCCGAGGTCGAGACGGCCTTCACCTCGCGCCTGTCGCAATTCTATCCCGCGCTCCATGAGGACTTCCTGAGCGTGCTGCCGCCAGAGGAGCGCGCCCATCCGGTGGACGCCTATTGGCGCCGCATCCTCGATGCCGATCCGGCCGTGCACGGGCCCGCCGCGCGCGCATGGCACGACACCGAGCGCGCCTTGTCGGAGCACAAGGCGGCCAAGGCCCGGCTGGACCTGACCTCTCTGAACGTCTGGCGCACGCTGCCGGCGACGCCGTTCATGGAGGCGCATTATTTCGTCAACAATTCCTTCATGAGCGTAGACCAGTTGTTGCGAAACGCGGACCGGCTGTCCGGCATTCCTGGCATCATCGTCCAGGGCCGCTACGATTTGTTGTGCCCTCCTGAGACATCGCAGCGGCTCGCGAAAGTTTGGCCCGGTTCCGAGGTCAGGATCGTGGAAGAAGCCGGACATTCGCTCTATGATGCCGGCGTGAGGGACGCGGTCATGAAGTCGATCGCGGATCTTGCCTCTAAAATCCCGCGCTAG
- the pqqA gene encoding pyrroloquinoline quinone precursor peptide PqqA translates to MAWKAPKIVEVPCGMEINMYVSATRK, encoded by the coding sequence ATGGCCTGGAAAGCCCCCAAGATCGTCGAAGTGCCCTGCGGCATGGAAATCAACATGTATGTGAGCGCCACCCGCAAGTAA
- the pqqE gene encoding pyrroloquinoline quinone biosynthesis protein PqqE: protein MSDVLGNPTIPPDASDSLAVLEKQRSTAETFGIPLAVLLEITHRCPLQCPYCSNPVELDRSGKELTTDEWKKVLSELAEIGVLQVHFSGGEPTARKDLVELVKHASDVGLYTNLITSAVLLTRERLSDLADAGLCHVQISFQGIEEGLADRVAGYKGGHRKKLEVAKWTRELDLPLTVNAVMHRQNLHQLPDIIQMSVDLDADRLEVANVQYYGWALKNRAALMPTVAQLDECTRLVEAARERLKGTLAIDYVVPDYYALRPKKCMGGWGRQFFNISPAGKVLPCHAAESITGLDFESVRSNHSIAWIWQNSDAFNRYRGTGWMKEPCKSCEFREIDFGGCRCQAFALTGDAANTDPACALSPLHETIFKQAEREAEGETNRFLYRNFAGGTLESENGA from the coding sequence ATGAGCGATGTGCTCGGCAATCCTACCATCCCACCCGACGCCAGCGACAGCCTCGCGGTGCTGGAGAAGCAACGCTCGACGGCGGAGACGTTCGGCATTCCGCTCGCGGTGCTGCTGGAGATCACCCATCGCTGCCCGCTGCAATGCCCCTATTGCTCCAACCCGGTCGAGCTCGACCGCTCCGGCAAGGAGCTGACCACGGATGAGTGGAAGAAGGTGCTGAGCGAGCTCGCCGAGATCGGCGTGCTGCAGGTCCATTTCTCCGGCGGCGAGCCGACGGCGCGCAAGGACCTCGTCGAGCTGGTCAAGCATGCCAGCGACGTGGGACTCTACACCAACCTCATCACCTCCGCCGTGCTGCTGACGCGCGAGCGGCTGAGCGATCTGGCCGATGCCGGGCTCTGCCACGTGCAGATCAGTTTCCAGGGCATCGAGGAAGGCCTCGCCGACCGCGTTGCCGGCTACAAAGGCGGGCATCGCAAGAAGCTCGAAGTGGCGAAATGGACGCGCGAGCTCGATCTGCCGCTCACCGTGAACGCGGTGATGCATCGCCAGAACCTGCACCAGCTCCCCGACATCATCCAGATGTCCGTCGACCTGGATGCAGACCGGCTCGAAGTCGCCAATGTGCAATATTACGGCTGGGCGCTGAAGAACCGCGCCGCGCTGATGCCGACGGTGGCGCAGCTCGACGAATGCACCCGCTTGGTCGAGGCCGCGCGCGAGCGGCTGAAGGGCACGCTTGCAATCGACTATGTCGTTCCCGACTATTACGCGCTGCGGCCGAAGAAGTGCATGGGCGGCTGGGGCCGGCAGTTCTTCAACATCTCCCCTGCCGGCAAGGTGCTGCCCTGCCATGCCGCCGAGAGCATCACCGGGCTCGATTTCGAATCCGTGCGCTCCAACCATTCGATCGCCTGGATCTGGCAGAACTCCGATGCCTTCAACCGCTATCGCGGCACCGGCTGGATGAAGGAGCCGTGCAAATCTTGCGAATTCCGCGAGATCGATTTCGGCGGCTGCCGCTGCCAGGCCTTCGCGCTGACGGGCGATGCCGCCAACACCGATCCGGCCTGCGCGCTGTCGCCGCTGCACGAGACCATCTTCAAGCAGGCCGAACGCGAGGCCGAGGGCGAGACCAACCGCTTCCTCTACCGCAACTTCGCCGGCGGCACTCTGGAATCCGAGAATGGTGCCTGA
- the pqqB gene encoding pyrroloquinoline quinone biosynthesis protein PqqB — protein sequence MLRVVVLGAGAGGGVPQWNCGCEGCRAARAGGHELHRTQASVAFSGDGEHWFLINASPDLRQQLNATPQLHPKEGSLRHTPVAGVILTNSEVDAVAGLLSMREGSPFTVYAHEKVLAILASNSIFNVLNEKNVKRQPIGIGEPFEPRLPDGARSGLEVLPFAVPGKSAWYLEGKAHPGGESGDGDTLGLKITDKATGKCFYFIAACAEITDALKAEIDGAALVFFDGTVWQDDEMIRAGLGHKTGKSMGHVAMSGGDGAIARLADLTLDRKMFLHINNSNPALLPDTPERKATEAAGWQIPADGTEIVL from the coding sequence ATGCTTCGCGTCGTCGTCCTGGGCGCCGGGGCTGGCGGCGGAGTCCCGCAATGGAATTGCGGGTGTGAGGGTTGCCGGGCGGCCCGTGCTGGCGGACATGAGCTTCATCGAACCCAGGCCTCGGTCGCCTTCAGTGGCGACGGCGAGCACTGGTTCCTGATCAACGCCTCGCCCGATCTTCGCCAGCAATTGAATGCGACGCCGCAGCTGCATCCGAAGGAAGGCAGCCTGCGCCATACGCCTGTTGCAGGCGTGATCCTGACCAACAGCGAAGTCGACGCGGTGGCGGGCCTGCTCTCGATGCGCGAAGGCTCGCCCTTCACGGTCTATGCGCATGAGAAGGTGCTGGCGATCCTGGCGAGCAACAGCATCTTCAACGTGCTGAACGAAAAAAACGTCAAGCGCCAGCCGATCGGGATCGGCGAGCCGTTCGAGCCGCGATTGCCCGATGGCGCGCGCTCGGGGCTGGAGGTGCTGCCCTTCGCGGTGCCGGGCAAATCGGCCTGGTATCTGGAAGGCAAGGCGCATCCCGGCGGCGAGAGCGGCGACGGCGATACGCTGGGCCTGAAGATCACGGACAAGGCCACCGGCAAGTGCTTCTACTTCATCGCCGCCTGCGCCGAAATCACCGATGCGCTCAAGGCCGAGATCGATGGTGCTGCACTGGTGTTCTTCGACGGCACGGTCTGGCAGGACGACGAGATGATCAGGGCCGGGCTCGGCCACAAGACCGGCAAGAGCATGGGACATGTCGCAATGTCCGGCGGCGACGGCGCGATCGCCCGGCTGGCCGATCTCACACTCGACAGGAAGATGTTTCTGCATATCAATAACTCGAATCCGGCGCTGCTGCCTGATACGCCCGAGCGCAAGGCCACGGAGGCGGCGGGCTGGCAGATACCGGCGGATGGAACGGAGATCGTGCTGTGA